Genomic segment of Betaproteobacteria bacterium:
CAGTGCAGGACGCGCTCGCGCTGCTGGGGCTGCGTGAAACAAGCCGCCTCATTGCCGGTTTGTTGCTGCGGCGCGCGTTCGCCTCGTCGCAGTCGCCCGCGATGTACGAATTCTGGGATGCATCGTCGCGGGTGGCGATGATCGCCGCTTATCTCGCCCGCGAGCTCGACGTGATTCGCCTGGACGAAGCGCATACGTTCGCGCTGTTTCGCGATTGCGGCGTGCCGGTTCTGCTCACGCGTTATCCGGAATACGAGAGTCTGCTCGCCATGACCCGATGCGAGAACGAGCGCCGGCGCAGCGAGATCGAGCGCTCACGCTACGGCTTCGATCATGCCCTGGTCAGCGCCACGCTGGCGCAGACCTGGCACCTTCCGACCGACATGTGGCAGTCGATTCGCATCCACAACTTGTACGATCAGCCGGCATTTCAGGCCGATCCGAACTGGGCGCGCGCCGCGCCCTTGATCGCGGTCGCGCTGCTCGCCGAGCAACTGCACCGCATCCATCGCGGGACCTACGATTCCTCGGTCTGGGCGACGGAGGAGGCATTCATCACCGAGATCATCGGGCCGATGAACGACCGGCTCGAGCCGCTCGGCAACGACATTGCGAATCTGCTGGATCAGTAGACGACGCGAGCGCTACAAAGTGAACCCTGCAAGGGAAGCAGCACGTCCCTCGCCCTTCACGCCTCACCCTTGACCGACGACGTCACGGTTATGGATACATCGCCCAGCCGACCCGG
This window contains:
- a CDS encoding HDOD domain-containing protein — its product is MDISEQICVSEVTTNVTSAAAAELIKEIGIPPCPAVLAEFMAESNRDEPDFRRLSHLINKDVALAASVLKTINSPFYGLTKKARTVQDALALLGLRETSRLIAGLLLRRAFASSQSPAMYEFWDASSRVAMIAAYLARELDVIRLDEAHTFALFRDCGVPVLLTRYPEYESLLAMTRCENERRRSEIERSRYGFDHALVSATLAQTWHLPTDMWQSIRIHNLYDQPAFQADPNWARAAPLIAVALLAEQLHRIHRGTYDSSVWATEEAFITEIIGPMNDRLEPLGNDIANLLDQ